A single Kribbella aluminosa DNA region contains:
- the ligA gene encoding NAD-dependent DNA ligase LigA, producing the protein MSENVGAPADVRTRHAALSQEIEDHRARYYLASPIVSDADFDALMHELQAIEEQYPELRTPDSPTQKVGAPISTLFTPVDHPMRMESLGNAFSAEQMEAWAKRLEREVTVQQILDSGFLCELKVDGLALDLVYENGKLVSGATRGDGRTGEDVTPNVRTIKSIPEHLHGDDLPAFLEVRGEVYFRVEDFEELNAQLVEAGKDVFSNPRNSAAGSLRQKDPRVSAARPLRFVVHGLGKVEGYAGGTPFGRLSEAYEQLKAWGLPVSDRARRVGTLDEVNEFIAYYGENRHSVDHEIDGVVVKVDELDLQRALGSTSSAPRWAIAYKYPPEEVNTKLIEIEVNVGRTGRVTPFAHMEPVRVAGSTVEYATLHNAKEVARKDVRPGDTVVLRKAGDVIPEVLGPVVDLRPKGLPAWEMPTRCPWCGTVLAPAKESDVDIRCPNSQYCQGQLRERLFYLAGRSAFDIEGLGFKAADALIRGGLIADEGDLFALTEEKLAESEFFTTKAGALSANARKLLANLEEAKARPLSRVLVALSIRHVGPTAAVALTEVYDNIDDVRAASEEQLAEIEGVGPTIAQAMIEWFQVPWHQQIVDKWQASGVLMREERTGPTLPQTLTGLSVVVTGTVEGFSRDEATEAIVGRGGKVASSVSKKTSFVVVGESPGSKYDKAVQLGVPILDSAGFRVLLDDGAEAAAAVTSRPAADES; encoded by the coding sequence ATGAGCGAGAACGTTGGGGCGCCCGCGGATGTCCGGACGCGGCATGCGGCGCTGAGCCAGGAGATCGAGGACCACCGGGCGCGCTACTACCTGGCCAGCCCGATCGTCTCGGACGCGGACTTCGACGCGCTGATGCACGAGCTGCAGGCCATCGAGGAGCAGTACCCCGAGCTCCGCACCCCGGACTCGCCCACCCAGAAGGTCGGCGCCCCGATCTCCACCCTGTTCACGCCCGTCGATCACCCGATGCGGATGGAGAGCCTCGGCAACGCGTTCTCCGCCGAGCAGATGGAGGCGTGGGCGAAGCGCCTGGAGCGCGAGGTCACGGTCCAGCAGATCCTCGACAGCGGGTTCCTCTGCGAGCTCAAGGTCGACGGCCTCGCACTGGACCTGGTGTATGAGAACGGCAAGCTCGTCAGCGGCGCCACCCGCGGCGACGGCCGCACCGGCGAGGACGTGACGCCGAACGTCCGCACGATCAAGAGCATCCCGGAGCACCTGCACGGCGACGACCTGCCGGCGTTCCTGGAGGTCCGCGGCGAGGTGTACTTCCGGGTCGAGGACTTCGAGGAGCTGAACGCCCAGCTGGTCGAAGCCGGCAAGGACGTCTTCTCGAACCCGCGGAACAGCGCCGCCGGATCACTGCGGCAGAAGGACCCGCGGGTGTCGGCGGCCCGCCCGCTGCGGTTCGTCGTGCACGGCCTCGGCAAGGTCGAGGGTTACGCCGGGGGGACGCCTTTCGGCCGGCTCTCGGAGGCGTACGAGCAGCTGAAGGCGTGGGGCCTCCCGGTCAGCGACCGCGCCCGCCGGGTCGGCACGCTCGACGAGGTCAACGAGTTCATCGCGTACTACGGCGAGAACCGGCACTCGGTGGACCACGAGATCGACGGCGTCGTGGTGAAGGTCGACGAGCTGGACCTGCAGCGCGCGCTCGGTTCCACCTCGAGCGCTCCCCGCTGGGCGATCGCGTACAAGTACCCGCCGGAAGAGGTGAACACCAAGCTCATCGAGATCGAGGTGAACGTCGGCCGGACCGGCCGGGTCACCCCGTTCGCGCACATGGAGCCGGTCCGGGTGGCCGGGTCCACGGTGGAGTACGCGACCCTGCACAACGCCAAGGAGGTCGCCCGCAAGGACGTCCGCCCGGGCGACACCGTCGTACTGCGGAAAGCGGGCGACGTGATCCCCGAGGTGCTCGGGCCGGTGGTGGACCTGCGCCCGAAGGGCCTGCCTGCCTGGGAGATGCCGACCCGGTGCCCATGGTGCGGCACGGTGCTGGCGCCGGCCAAGGAGTCCGACGTCGACATCCGCTGCCCGAACTCGCAGTACTGCCAGGGCCAGCTGCGGGAGCGCCTGTTCTACCTGGCCGGGCGGTCCGCGTTCGACATCGAGGGGCTCGGGTTCAAGGCGGCGGACGCGCTGATCCGCGGCGGGCTGATCGCGGACGAGGGCGACCTGTTCGCGCTCACCGAGGAGAAGCTGGCCGAGAGCGAGTTCTTCACCACGAAGGCCGGCGCTCTGTCGGCGAACGCGCGCAAGCTGCTCGCCAACCTCGAGGAGGCGAAGGCCCGGCCGCTGTCGCGGGTCCTGGTCGCGCTGTCGATCCGGCACGTCGGGCCGACCGCGGCCGTCGCACTCACCGAGGTGTACGACAACATCGACGACGTGCGAGCCGCGAGCGAGGAGCAGCTGGCCGAGATCGAGGGCGTCGGGCCGACCATCGCGCAGGCGATGATCGAGTGGTTCCAGGTGCCGTGGCACCAGCAGATCGTCGACAAGTGGCAGGCGTCCGGTGTGCTGATGCGCGAGGAGCGCACAGGCCCGACGCTGCCGCAGACGTTGACCGGGCTGTCGGTCGTGGTGACCGGGACCGTCGAAGGGTTCAGCCGCGACGAGGCGACCGAGGCGATCGTCGGGCGCGGCGGGAAGGTCGCGAGCTCGGTGTCCAAGAAGACGTCGTTCGTGGTGGTCGGCGAGTCCCCGGGTTCGAAGTACGACAAGGCCGTTCAGCTCGGCGTACCGATTCTGGACTCCGCCGGGTTCCGGGTGCTGCTGGACGACGGGGCCGAGGCGGCGGCCGCGGTCACGAGCAGGCCGGCGGCCGACGAGTCCTGA